The Felis catus isolate Fca126 chromosome B2, F.catus_Fca126_mat1.0, whole genome shotgun sequence region accttctgctGATTCGTCAGAAAGGATCATTGGCTTGCAGACCATGGTAACTGAAAGTGCGGAAGCGAAACTACAGATAAGGCGGACtcttgtacttttttaaaattccttacaattatgcattcaataaatgtcagtatCTCAGTGATTGCCCAGCTTAATCACAGCTATCCAGGAGACAGACAGATCATAGATGGTAGGTAGGTAGGTTGATCAATTGATCAactaatagatagatagatagatagatagatagatagatagatactaaAAGAACACAAATGTTAACCAAaactaaacacatttttttaatgtacatttcttTGACCTTGATGATAATGCTATTTCACAATCAATTTACCATATTACCCTGAGAACAATTTGTCATAAACATCAAAGTAGTGttatatgctttttttctcttttctccaaagaaatgcaCAGTGGGATAGTAAAATGTCAGAAATAGACAAAATTGCACAATTCCATTGTGACATTAAAATATCTTTGGAGTTGAAATTTGTTATGGAACTTTAAAACttgtttgaggggtgcctgagtggcgcagtgggttaagcatccgacttcagccaggtcaccatctcgcggtccgtgagttcgagccccgcgtcaggctctgggctgatggctcagagcctggagcctgtttccgattctgtgtctccctctctctctgcccctcccccgttcatgctctgtctctctctgtcccaaaaataaataaacgttgaaaaaaaattaaaaaaaaaaaactggtttgaAATCTGCTTattataaacaatataattttttctttaatgtccctgaatttctaaaatatgatacaatgtgaatgtatgtttccaaatgtaaagaaaaaaacccttttacatataaatgttacatatatatgaataaatataaataagaaagtaatTCAGGTGGCAAGATAGACTTTAAAGTTGGTAATGTTTTCATGAGAAAGAGTTTGGGaacttaactttttaagaagtATCTTtttggtagctacacttgtggttagcacagcataaggaataaacttgtgaatcactatgttgtacacctgaaattaatgtaacattgtgtgtcaattataatttttaaaaggtatcttttgaagaataaaaataaacttcaaacccacagataaaaaaggaaattatatcaaaaatatGTGTAAAGAATTTACGAATACTGAAATATGATAATGTtttccagagggaaaaaaatatgatttttcacTCATTAACCAGTAGCGTACTATTTTCCAGGAACCCTCCATTCAGAAGAAATGCTGTGGTGCTTCCTTTTACCCCATACAAAATGGAACATAAGAAACTACAAAGCTGAACAAACTACAATCTTCTTATAAATGAGAGGCACTGAAGTCTGGGCAGTTTCCAGCTGAGGGAAAATAACCAACAGCTTCTCCACAGTGTAGATCAAAGCAGGGAAAACATGAATATCACTAACTGTACCACAGAAGCCAGTGTGGCTGTGAGACCCAAGACCGTCACTGAGAAGATGCTCATTTCCATGACTCTGGTGACCATCACCACCCTGACCATGTTGTTGAATTTGGCCGTGATCATGGCCATCTGTACCACCAAGAAGCTCCACCAGCCTGCCAACTACCTGATCTGTTCTCTGGCCGTGACGGACCTCCTGGTGGCAGTGCTCGTCATGCCCCTGAGCATCATGTACATTGCCATGGAAAGCTGGAAACTAGGGTACTTCATCTGTGAGGTGTGGCTGAGTGTGGACATGACCTGCTGCACCTGCTCCATCCTCCATCTCTGTGTGATTGCCCTGGACAGGTACTGGGCCATCACCAATGCTATTGAATATGCCAGGAAGAGGACGGCCAAGAGGGCTGGGCTGATGATCCTCACCGTCTGGACCATCTCCATCTTCATCTCCATGCCCCCTCTGTTCTGGAGGAGCCACCGCCAGCTGAGCCCACGCCCTAGTCAGTGCACAATCCAGCATGACCATGTCATCTACACCATTTACTCCACACTGGGGGCATTTTATATCCCCTTGACTTTGATACTTATTCTGTATTACCGTATTTATCATGCAGCCAAGAGCCTTTACCAGAAAAGAGGATCAAGCCGGCACTTAAGCAACAGAAGCACAGATAGCCAAAATTCTTTTGCGAGTTGTAAACTTACACAGACTTTCTGTGTGTCTGATTTCTCCACCTCAGACCCTACCACAGAGTTTGAGAAGATCCACACCTCTATCAGGATCCCTTCCTTCGACAATGATCTAGATCACCCTGGAGAACGGCAGCAAATCTCTAGCACCAGGGAGCGCAAGGCAGCACGAATCCTAGGACTGATTTTGGGTGCATTCATTTTGTCATGGCTGCCATTTTTCATCAAAGAGTTGATTGTAGGTCTGAGCATCTATACAGTGTCCTCTGAAGTGGCTGATTTTTTGACGTGGCTCGGTTATGTTAATTCTCTGATCAACCCTCTGCTCTACACAAGTTTTAATGAAGACTTTAAGCTGGCTTTTAAAAAGCTCATTAAGTGCCGAGAACATACTTAGATTGCAAAAAGCCAAAAAGCGTCACTTTTACCAGCCTTGTGAGTGGACAAGGGTAAGGGGTGCAACTTATCAATTTGTGAACATAGTTGGTTCAGGAAATTTTGTGAGGTAGTgtggtctttttgtttgttttgttctgttttgtttgaggTTTGTTATTTGGTGTGCCGTTTTCTACCTCTGGTTTTATTGTGGTACAtgatttcaaataaacattatcatataaagacagaaatttcatagaaataataataaggtGAAATAGTAACTACTTTTTTTAGCCATTTCAGTTAATCCTGCAATTAAAGAATGCCAAAATAAATCTTCATTTGCAGAATTTCTTATTACTTATAAATCAAATACCTGATAACTTGCCTTCGTGTGGCATTAAACCTGGGGTCATGGCTCCATATTTGTGCAAATTTTAGTGGGAACTGCATGACTccataaagcattttttaaaaagtgatgtgCTGCCATCTGCTTGcagacctgaa contains the following coding sequences:
- the HTR1E gene encoding 5-hydroxytryptamine receptor 1E, which codes for MNITNCTTEASVAVRPKTVTEKMLISMTLVTITTLTMLLNLAVIMAICTTKKLHQPANYLICSLAVTDLLVAVLVMPLSIMYIAMESWKLGYFICEVWLSVDMTCCTCSILHLCVIALDRYWAITNAIEYARKRTAKRAGLMILTVWTISIFISMPPLFWRSHRQLSPRPSQCTIQHDHVIYTIYSTLGAFYIPLTLILILYYRIYHAAKSLYQKRGSSRHLSNRSTDSQNSFASCKLTQTFCVSDFSTSDPTTEFEKIHTSIRIPSFDNDLDHPGERQQISSTRERKAARILGLILGAFILSWLPFFIKELIVGLSIYTVSSEVADFLTWLGYVNSLINPLLYTSFNEDFKLAFKKLIKCREHT